The DNA region TCACCGGAAACGGTGAAGAAACTGAAGGGTTTGGGACTGGACGTGGTTGTGGAGAGCGGGGCCGGTCTCGGCTCCAGCCTTCCCGACGCGGCCTATGAGGCGGCGGGGGCCGTCATCGCCGCCGACGCCGCGGCGGCACTCGCCGATGCCGACATCGTGCTGAAGGTGCAGCGGCCATTGATCGCCGCGGAAGGTGGCGTGGACGAGCTGGCGCTGATCCGCAAGGGTGCCTTGCTGTTCGCCATCCTCAACCCTTACAACAGCCGCGACCATGTGAAGGCCTACGCCGATGCCGGCGTGAACGCCTTCGCCATGGAGTTCATGCCGCGCATCACCCGCGCCCAGGTCATGGACGTGCTGTCCTCCCAGGCCAACCTCGCAGGCTACAAGGCCGTCGTCGATGCGGCCGGCGAGTATGGCCGCGCCTTCCCGATGATGATGACCGCCGCCGGCACCGTGCCGCCGGCGAGGGCCTTCATCATGGGCGTCGGCGTCGCCGGTCTCCAGGCGATCGCCACCGCCAAGCGCCTCGGCGCCATCGTCTCGGCCACCGACGTGCGCCCGGCGGTGAAGGAGCAGGTGCAGTCGCTGGGCGGCAGCTTCGTCGCCGTCGAGAATGACGAGTTCAAGCAGGCGGAAACCGCCGGCGGCTACGCCAAGGAGATGTCCGACGACTACAAGCGCCAGCAGGCGGCGCTGGTGGCCGAGCACATCAAGAAGCAGGACATCGTCGTCACCACGGCGCTGATCCCCGGCCGCAAGGCGCCGATCCTGGTGACGGCGGAGCATGTGGCGTCGATGAAGCCGGGCTCGGTCATCGTCGATCTGGCGGTGGAGCAGGGCGGCAACGTCGAGGGCGCCAAGCTGGACGAGGTGGTGACCACGGCCAACGGCGTGAAGATCGTCGGCCATGCCAACTACGCCAGCCGCATCGCCGAGAGCGCCTCGCTCTTGTACGCCAAGAACCTGCTGGCGCTGCTGACGTCGCTGCACGGGAAAGAGACCGGTGTCGCCGTCAATTGGGACGACGAGATCGTCAAGGCCATCGCGCTGACCCGCGACGGCGCCGTCGTCCATCCCGCCTTCACCGGCTGACCGGGCGCCCGAGGAGACTTATCGCAATGGATCAGACCCAACTGTCCGCCCGTATCGCCGAGCTGAAGGCGAATCTCGTGGCGCTCGGCCAGCAGGCCGACCAGCTTGCCGCCCAGGTCGCCCATGCGGCGCAGCCCGCGGCCGAAGCCGCCGGCGGCCATGGCAGCTTCTTCGTCACCGGCCTGACGGTGCTCGTGCTCGCCTGCTTCGTGGGCTATTACGTCGTCTGGCGCGTGACCCCGGCCCTGCATTCGCCGCTGATGGCCGTCACCAACGCGGTGTCGTCGGTGATCATCGTCGGCGCCCTGGTCGCCGCCGGCCCGGCCGGGTTCGGCTTCTCCAAGCTCCTGGGCTTCCTCGCCGTCATCCTGGCCTCCGTCAACATCTTCGGCGGCTTCCTGGTGACCCAGCGCATGCTCTCCATGTTCAAGAAGAAGGGCAAGTAAGACCATGGAAACCGTGTCGGCCCTTCTCTATCTCGTCGCCTCCGTCTGCTTCATCATGGCGCTGCGCGGGCTGTCCAGCCCGGAGACCTCGCGCCAGGGCAACATCTACGGCATGGTCGGCATGACCATCGCCATCCTGACCACGCTGGCCTCTCCCATCGTCCAGTCCTATTGGATGATCGTGCTCGGCATCGCCATCGGCGGCGCCATCGGCTATGTCGTCGCCAAGAAGATCGAGATGACGGCGCTGCCCCAGCTGGT from Azospirillum sp. B510 includes:
- a CDS encoding Re/Si-specific NAD(P)(+) transhydrogenase subunit alpha; the encoded protein is MKVAIPKERRAGELRVAASPETVKKLKGLGLDVVVESGAGLGSSLPDAAYEAAGAVIAADAAAALADADIVLKVQRPLIAAEGGVDELALIRKGALLFAILNPYNSRDHVKAYADAGVNAFAMEFMPRITRAQVMDVLSSQANLAGYKAVVDAAGEYGRAFPMMMTAAGTVPPARAFIMGVGVAGLQAIATAKRLGAIVSATDVRPAVKEQVQSLGGSFVAVENDEFKQAETAGGYAKEMSDDYKRQQAALVAEHIKKQDIVVTTALIPGRKAPILVTAEHVASMKPGSVIVDLAVEQGGNVEGAKLDEVVTTANGVKIVGHANYASRIAESASLLYAKNLLALLTSLHGKETGVAVNWDDEIVKAIALTRDGAVVHPAFTG
- a CDS encoding NAD(P) transhydrogenase subunit alpha, which gives rise to MDQTQLSARIAELKANLVALGQQADQLAAQVAHAAQPAAEAAGGHGSFFVTGLTVLVLACFVGYYVVWRVTPALHSPLMAVTNAVSSVIIVGALVAAGPAGFGFSKLLGFLAVILASVNIFGGFLVTQRMLSMFKKKGK